In Camelus bactrianus isolate YW-2024 breed Bactrian camel chromosome 5, ASM4877302v1, whole genome shotgun sequence, the DNA window AGACTGGCCACCCTCTGGGCCACCTGTCCCGAGAGATGGTGGAGTTGGCGCAGCGGGGCCTGGAGGTGGACAGTGAGCACCTGCCTTGCTTTCTGACCAGCAGCAAACAGATCCCtggagaggagggctgggggagggacgGGGATCTGGTTCCAGTCCAGGGCTGGCTCACTGCCTCCTTGCCTCCGCAGGCCTCTGAAGGCCTTGGTTTTCCCACCGTCCagcaggcagggcagggtggCCTGGAGGGTGCCTCGGGGCTCCCGGCAATTTCCGTGACTTCTCAGGGAAGGTGGAGTTTGGGCTCCCGAATGTGGGTGGGGCGCACCTCTTGCATCCCTGGCCAGAGGCGGGCGGGGCCTGGCCGCCCAGTCTCCCCTCGCTGCCCGCCGCCTCACGCCCGCCCCCTCCTGCAGCCCCAGGACCATGGACAACAGAACCTGCGGCCAGGAGAAGCCTGGCAGCGCCCAGGTCCTCTACACCTACACGGGCGCGCTCCTCGTGCTGGGCCTGCTGCTCAACGGCTGGGCGCTCTGGGTGCTGTGCCACCGCCTGCAGCGGTGGACGGAGACCCGCATCTACATGGCCAACCTGGCCGTGGCCGACCTCTGCCTGCTCTGCGCCCTGCCCTTCTTCCTGCACTCCCTGAAGAGGAAGAGCCCCACGGACACGCTGCTCTGCCAGCTCTCCCAGGGCGTCTACctggtcaacaggtacatgagCATCAGCCTGGTGATGGCCATCGCCCTGGACCGCTATGTGGCCGTGCGGCACCCGCTGCGCGCCCGTGCGCTCCGCTCCCCGCGGCGGGCCGTGGCCGTGTGCGCGGCACTCTGGGCGCTGGTGGTCAGCTCCCTGGTGCTTCGCTGGttcctggggaggcaggagggcggCTTCTGCTTCTCCAACAGCTCCCGGCAGAGCTCCTACACCACCATCTTCTCGCTGCTGGGCTTCTACCTGCCGCTGGCCGTGCTGGTCTTCTGCTCCCTGCAGGTGGTGGCCGCCCTGGCCCCGAAGCCAGCGGCTGACACAGGCCAGGTGGAGTCCACCCAGAAGGCCGCCCGCATGGTCTGGGCGAACCTGGTGGTGTTCGTGGTCTGCTTCCTGCCCTTTCACGTGGTGCTGACCGTGCAGGTGGCCACGGGCCTGCGCTCCTGCGCCCTCCACCTCGCCCTTGACGTCACTAGCAAACTCTCGAATGCCAACTGCTGCCTGGACGCTGTCTGCTACTACTACATGGCCAAGGAGTTCCAGGAGGCGTCTGCGCTGGCCGTGCCCCCCAGTGCCAAGGCCCATAAGAGCCAGGAGTCTCTGTGTGTGACCCTGGCCTAGGAGAGGAGCCACGGGCTCCCGGGAAGTGCTGCCCACCGGGGGAGCCTGTGACCAGCAACAAGGAGCCCCGGGATCAGCCCTGACCTCACTGTGGGCTGTGGGCACTCTCAGGAGTCCCATGTGGTCAGGACAATCCAGGCGTGGAGCTTGGGGAGgtgacacccccacccctggggtaGAGAAGGGACAGCGACGAGGGCAGGAGGACTGGGGCCTGAGCACGGCCAACCCTAGGGACCCCTGGACGGGGCTGCACACCTGTTGTGCCTAGAACTGGGTTCACCTGCGGCACAGGGGCGGGTGCCTGCTGGGGGCCGTGAGACCCACAGGGCCAGAATAAAGCTCTTCTCCTGGGCTGTGTGCAGGCCACTCACGCTCTCAtgatgtgtgtgtggggagggcctggggccaTCTTCCCTGGTGGCTTTCTAGGGCTTTCCACCTGGGGGCTCTCCTTGGGCACTCCCATCTgctctccacccctgccccactccccGTCCATCTGGAGTTTAGATGGGggctgtctgcagcacctggaaggGCCATGCTGGAGGCCACGACCCACTTTCTTCCTCCAGAGCCCCTCGGCCCCTCAGCGTCTGCAGAGctgtcctgggggcggggggcagggaggggtggccGGGGGCACGTGCTTTGGTGCTTCCTCCGGGGGCGGGGGAAGCTGGAAGTCCTGCCGGGGGACACCCAGGCTGGTGTGCTGAGCCACCTCTTTGCCTCCCTGTGCGGGGCCGGGCGTCCAGACTCGAGCTGCAGCAAGCAGAGCTTTTCAGAGCCTCAGCGGGCGCCATCCACGTGGGCCCGGGGtcaaccccagctctgcctccccttACCTGCGTGTCCTCCGGCCCCGAGGCACCTCCCTGCCCTGTTCTCCCATCCATGCGATTGCCCAGGCGTGGCAGCCGAGTCCCGGCAGGGCCAGCCTCTCAGGCCTGTGGTCACGCAGTCCCACAAGGCCCCGGGCTCAGGGCGACCTCACTCAGAGAGATGCACTCTCTGTGAGTCCATGTGAGGGGGTCCTGAGCAAAAGGGGTCTTGCTCAGTGGGGTCCATGCTCAGGGGCGTCCTGCTCAGAGGGTCTGTACTCAGGGGGTTCCAGGCCTGGAAAGGGTCCATTCTCGGGAGGGGGGTCCGTGCTTAGGGGTCCACACTCTGGGGTTCCAACTCACAGGGCCCCTGCAACTTCAACGGGCTGCCGTCTTACCGCAGATCAGTTGGAGTTTTGAGGGAGAGGCCCGCACTCACTTCTGGGCACGCACGTCGGGTCGGGGCGGCCCTGCTCTAGTTCTGGGAGCTTCCTGTGTGTTGGCAGgtggctctgggctctggagaCCTCAGGCTTCCCTCGGTCAGCACGTGGGCCTCCCCAAGGCACCTGCCGCAGACAGAACAGCCCCATCTCTGACTCCTCAGCACCAGGAGCCTCAGGCAGAAGTGGGCGCAGAGCCACTCAGGGCGCTGAGTGCAGGAgtctccagcccagcccctccgTCTGCGTCCCAACTGCCCGCGCTCAGCCCCTGGCCCTCCACTGGGCCAGACCTTTCCAGCACTTTGATGATCTGGCCGTCCAACACCTGCCCCACCCCGTCCACCACCACGGACCAGGGTCCCAGCCTCTACAACCAGGCCCCCCCAGCCAGGCCTCGGTCCCCTCCGCCTTTGTACAGCATCAGTGGAGCCGCTGCCCACTTGCCAGCCCAGGCACTCGGCCCCACCTTCTCACCCCTCCTCAGGCTGCCTCTCgcccccaggccctccccctAGGCCGTCCTCAAAGGGGCCCCGCTCATTTTCTCTTCTCAGGACCCAAGCCTGTGGTCACCTCTGCCCACCCATGTGCCCCGGGCAGGGCTGGCTGCATTTGTCCTGGGAAGGCACGAGGGGGGCCAGGCGCGTACGGTGGAGCAGGGACTGGGTGAACGCAGGTGTGAGGTGGCAGGTGGACCCCAGAGGCAGGTGTgcaccctctcctccctccaccctgcctcctccctcgaCCTCAGGACACCCCCGGGGCCCCCAGACACGGGCACCAGCCCTGGGACCAGGCCCCCCCAACTAATCCAGTGCTCCCTGTGACTCTCCCCACCCTCTGTCCCCAACAGTGGTCTCCATGATGCCCACTCCCTTCACCCAGCCGGTGCGGCCCCCACACATGTCCCATACAGTCCTGCCCACGTGTCTGCACCCCTCCTGGTCCTCCAGCTCCCCCTCCAAACCCTGCCTGCTGTCATCCCAACCCCACCCTGCTGAAGGGGGCGCGGCCAAGCTGACACTTTCCAGTCCCTGACATCTGTCACCCTGACCCTGCAGGGTTTTCATTTTCCGAGGGACCAGGAGTATTCTTATCCTAGGGTGGACATCCAGTCCTGTTCTTGACCAGACTTGAGAATCCAGGGAGAAAGGCGGAATCGGGCCTGGGGCTTGGCTCCAGTCCTGCTGCCCACCCCGCCGAGTGCTGTGGGAGCGAGGACAGGGGTGCCCAGATGGCCAGTGTAGAGTGGCAGCAGAAAGGACTTTTCACAGGAAGGTTAGCTCTCACCAGGTGGTTGTAGCTTCCTAGAGCCCGGTgttaagaaggattctgaggctccCTCTGAGCTCAGAGGCTCAGTGCGCTGTGAAGCCTGCACAGGTCAAGGCAGAGCTGTCCCTCCACTGCCCACGGGTGCCCCTCACCGGACAAGCGTCCCAAGAATTGACTTCTGAGCCCTGATCACAACCCACGGACTGGGCATCTCACACCAGGCCGGCCTCTGAGCCAGGACAGGCCAAGTCTGCACCCAGACCCCCCTCAGGGGCTTAGGGGCCGTGCGGCACATCAGTCAGTGTGGGTTCACCACGAACGAGCAAGGAACAGGCATCGGGGAAAAAAGCTGGTTCATTTAGAGGCCGCATCACCAGGAGAGTGGGGCCCAGCACGTGGGGACACAAGCTTGTTCCCCCTCTGCTCGACCACACCTGGGGCAGTGTGTCTGGCTGGGGCGCTGCTCTGTGCGTGGCCACAGTCCCCCTGGGGGGGTCTGAAGCGGGCTGGCTGTGGGGGGCTTGGGAAGGGCCTGAGGAAGTGTGAGCACTCAGGAGCAGCCAGCTGAAGGTGAGGAACCTCCGGGGAAGCGGTGGCCATCTGGAACCCCTGAGGAGCCACCAGGGCTGGGTGGCTGCCGAGGACGGACCCAGAGAACCGCCCAGAACCCCACTGCTTCTGCtcagacctgggtttgaggcAGCATCTAAGTGGCCGGCGGCTTTCACGCAGAGACCGAGGGCGCTGCTGGGAAGCCCCACCCTGCTCGACTCCTGAccgtttttatttttaaattcatcttaAGAGGAGAGGGCTACACTCTTTTTCCCAGTATTAGCAGGAACCTTCCTTGCATCCTTCCCACTTCGCAGACGATGACTGTGCTCTGACAAAGCCTATCTTACAGCAGTAAGCATCCATCTCCATCCTGAGCACACGGAGGACGAATGTGACGTGGGGTCCACAGCCGAGGGTAACGGGGTCGCAGTGCGGCGGGGGCCCTGAACACCCTTGTCTAGGTCACTGCCATCACTCAGGGCACGGGGGAAGACAAGGGGCAGGAAGGGCAGGCCTGCCGGCAAACCAGCTTCCTCACGTGATGCGACCACTGGGGCTGGCGTGCTGCGGGGCGGACGCGACGTGAAAGGAGACAGTTTGTGACCTGAAAGCTTCAACAGGGTCATTCTACTCAGGACTGACAGGAGGAAGGCTGGATTTGGACAGAGAAAGTGGATACAAATCTTAGCTAGCTATTgctcctttctttaaagaaaaagaaaagaaagaaaaggaaaggaggcagCTGCCCCAGCAGCGTTCCTGTGACGCCTGCGCAGGACGGGTCTGGTGACGCCCCTGAGAGCGCACGGCCACGGGGGGCGGGCCGGCCCTGGCAGGGCCTCCTGGCCGCTGCCTCTGACAGCCTCCCACCTCAAAGGCCGTGTCTCCCCTTCAAAGTGTATTTCCACATGAAAAGAGCAAGCTGTCGGTCTGGCGGGGCCTGGCGTCCGTCCGTGGGTCTCTCCATCTGGGGCAGCTGGCTTCTCCATGAAGGCCTGTCCTGCCCCGCTGGGGCTTTAAGCCTGGCTGCAGCTGCTCTCAGGAGGACGGTGGGCTGAGGGGGGAGAGCCTGTCCTGCCCCCACCCGGCAGGCCGTCAGCTGCCTCGTCAGtccaggggcggggcggggcggccggaGGTGAGGGTTGTATGGAGGCAAGGACGGGGAAGGGAGGGCGACAGCAGAGGCTGGGGGATAGGGACAAAAGTCCTGGGCCGAGCAAAAGCCTCTGATGGTGAGGCCTAGAAAGGATCCCCCACAAAGCCCCCCACCGGGTCGGACGCCACTGGTCCATGCCCGGGCTCAGGGCCGAGGGCAGGGGCCCCCGTCCCCCTGGGCAGGGCGGGGAGGTGGTGGGTCCACATTCTGGAGGGGCCCTCGGTGGAACCCCCCGAGGTCAGGAGAGGGAAAACCTTGTCCCAGATTGTGCGGGAACCCTGGTGCTGGCACTGgaagtgggggagagagagggagagaaagatggaGGTGGCTGCAGCCTTTGTCCCTGGTGGTGACATGCTCTGACAGTGCCCCGAGgactgaaggacatctgggcgCCCATGACCGGGTCAAGCCCCACTGCAGC includes these proteins:
- the GPR35 gene encoding G-protein coupled receptor 35 isoform X2, coding for MDNRTCGQEKPGSAQVLYTYTGALLVLGLLLNGWALWVLCHRLQRWTETRIYMANLAVADLCLLCALPFFLHSLKRKSPTDTLLCQLSQGVYLVNRYMSISLVMAIALDRYVAVRHPLRARALRSPRRAVAVCAALWALVVSSLVLRWFLGRQEGGFCFSNSSRQSSYTTIFSLLGFYLPLAVLVFCSLQVVAALAPKPAADTGQVESTQKAARMVWANLVVFVVCFLPFHVVLTVQVATGLRSCALHLALDVTSKLSNANCCLDAVCYYYMAKEFQEASALAVPPSAKAHKSQESLCVTLA
- the GPR35 gene encoding G-protein coupled receptor 35 isoform X1 produces the protein MEGQEEGAGRVLLQTSAWTPATRRPAVLLSWASSPRTMDNRTCGQEKPGSAQVLYTYTGALLVLGLLLNGWALWVLCHRLQRWTETRIYMANLAVADLCLLCALPFFLHSLKRKSPTDTLLCQLSQGVYLVNRYMSISLVMAIALDRYVAVRHPLRARALRSPRRAVAVCAALWALVVSSLVLRWFLGRQEGGFCFSNSSRQSSYTTIFSLLGFYLPLAVLVFCSLQVVAALAPKPAADTGQVESTQKAARMVWANLVVFVVCFLPFHVVLTVQVATGLRSCALHLALDVTSKLSNANCCLDAVCYYYMAKEFQEASALAVPPSAKAHKSQESLCVTLA